The Catenuloplanes niger genome includes a window with the following:
- a CDS encoding alpha/beta fold hydrolase — protein MTAVLLHGVPETGVIWNGLRRALAADGVATVALRLPGFGGPRPAGFGATKDEYASWLAATLRDFDEPVDLVGHDWGAAIVLRTVTAFDVPVRSWAMDCASVAHPGYVWHDMARAWRTPGRGEAWMADFVAGRPGETAFLRDALLAACPDPADAAELVASLDDTMADCVLDLYRSATPNLHAGWAAELARPAPVPGLVLRATADDSDDPATSAEVAARLGARTAELHGAGHWWMMQDPAAAAAVLRSFWTSLP, from the coding sequence ATGACGGCTGTCCTTCTGCACGGTGTCCCGGAGACCGGCGTCATCTGGAACGGTCTGCGCCGCGCGCTCGCGGCGGACGGCGTGGCGACGGTCGCGCTCCGGCTGCCCGGCTTCGGCGGTCCACGGCCCGCCGGCTTCGGCGCGACGAAGGACGAGTACGCGTCGTGGCTGGCGGCGACGCTGCGCGACTTCGACGAGCCGGTGGACCTGGTCGGGCACGACTGGGGTGCCGCGATCGTGCTGCGGACCGTGACCGCGTTCGACGTGCCGGTACGCAGCTGGGCGATGGACTGCGCGTCCGTGGCCCACCCCGGGTACGTCTGGCACGACATGGCCCGGGCGTGGCGGACGCCCGGGCGCGGCGAGGCGTGGATGGCGGACTTCGTGGCCGGACGGCCCGGCGAGACCGCGTTCCTGCGGGACGCGTTGCTGGCCGCGTGCCCGGACCCGGCGGACGCGGCGGAGCTGGTGGCGAGCCTCGACGACACGATGGCCGACTGCGTCCTCGATCTGTACCGCTCCGCCACGCCCAACCTGCACGCCGGGTGGGCGGCCGAGCTGGCCCGCCCCGCGCCGGTCCCGGGTCTCGTGCTCCGCGCGACCGCCGACGACTCGGACGACCCGGCCACCTCCGCCGAGGTCGCGGCCCGCCTCGGCGCCCGCACGGCCGAACTGCACGGTGCCGGCCACTGGTGGATGATGCAGGACCCGGCGGCGGCCGCGGCCGTACTCCGCTCGTTCTGGACGTCGCTGCCCTGA